In Ammospiza caudacuta isolate bAmmCau1 chromosome 2, bAmmCau1.pri, whole genome shotgun sequence, a genomic segment contains:
- the LOC131572013 gene encoding gap junction beta-6 protein yields the protein MDWGALHTILGGVNKHSTSIGKIWLTVLFIFRIMILVVAAERVWGDEQDDFVCNTLQPGCRNVCYDHFFPISHIRLWALQLIFVSTPALLVAMHVAYRRHEKKRQFRKGDQKCEFKDIEEIRKQRFRIEGSLWWTYTSSIFFRLVFEAVFMYAFYFMYDGFRMPRLMKCNAWPCPNTVDCFVSRPTEKTVFTIFMIAVSSICILLNVAELCYLLAKFFLRRSKNAGNSKQQPNNENKEETKQNEMNELISDSCQNTVIGFTSS from the coding sequence ATGGATTGGGGAGCTCTGCATACCATTTTGGGAGGTGTAAATAAGCACTCCACCAGTATCGGGAAGATATGGCTCACAGTCCTCTTCATCTTCCGTATCATGATCCTGGTTGTGGCTGCAGAGAGAGTCTGGGGAGATGAACAAGATGACTTTGTCTGCAACACGCTtcagcctggctgcagaaatgtttGCTATGATCACTTTTTCCCCATCTCTCACATCAGACTCTGGGCCCTGCAGCTGATCTTTGTCTCCACACCTGCGCTGCTGGTGGCCATGCACGTGGCTTACAGGAGGCATGAGAAGAAAAGGCAGTTCAGAAAAGGAGACCAGAAATGTGAATTCAAGGACATTGAAGAAATTAGGAAACAGAGGTTTCGTATTGAGGGCTCCTTGTGGTGGACGTACACCAGCAGCATCTTTTTCAGACTGGTCTTTGAAGCCGTCTTCATGTACGCGTTTTATTTCATGTACGATGGGTTCCGAATGCCTCGCTTAATGAAGTGTAatgcctggccctgccccaaCACTGTAGACTGCTTTGTTTCCCGACCTACTGAAAAGACCGTGTTCACTATTTTCATGATTGCTGTGTCCAGCATTTGCATTCTTTTAAATGTGGCTGAATTATGTTACTtactggcaaagtttttcctcaGAAGGTCTAAAAACGCTGGAAATTCAAAACAGCAGCCCAACAATGAGAATAAggaagaaaccaaacaaaatgaaatgaaCGAGTTAATATCTGATAGCTGCCAGAACACAGTTATAGGGTTTACAAGTAGCTAA